The Bdellovibrio sp. GT3 genome contains the following window.
AAATGCCGTTTGTATTTTTTCAGTTGTTGTTTGCCCTGGGAATGCTTCGTTGGGCGGAAAAGTCCGATGGCACGTCGCTGGCGTTGTTGCTGACCGCAACTGTTGGTATGGCCACACTGAAGGAAACCTTTGCGATTACACTTGCTTCCTGGGTGGTGGGGCTTGTCTTTGCCGGTCCCAAAGTGATTCGTGAGTACTTTCACTGGGGTAAGTTGAAAGCGGCATGGTCCCGTCGTCTGACTTACATGGTTGTGGTTCTGTTGATTTCCTTCGTGTTGTTGTTCACCGGTTTTTTGCGAAACCTTCCGGGATTGTTTGATTTCGTGAAAGCCTTCCTACCGTGGATGAAAACAGGTGTCGGGGAGACTGGCCACAACAAGGAGTTCTTGTATTGGATCAAGACTTTGGCTGAAGCAGAGCCGTTGGCCTTGTTCGGGGTAGGTATGGCCTTCGTGGGTCTGATTTCAAAAGATGCACGCCTTCGAATGGTGTCGGCATTTTCCTTGTTTCAATTGCTGATTTACTCTTTGATTCCTTACAAAACCATCTGGTGCATCCTTACACTGGTGTGGGGATTTTATCTGGTGCTGGCAATCTATGCGCAACAGATCCTGTTGCGTCGCGATTGGCAAAGCTATGTGTTTGGCTCGATTTTAATGATCGGAACGGTCGGAAATGCGCGCAGCGATTGGCGTGCCGTTTTTGCTCAGCCGATTGATATGTCTCATCCCTATATCTATGTGAACTCCACATATGAGATGAAGGCGTTGCAGGACGCGACCTTGCAGGTGGTTCGTGAAAATGCGGAGCATCTGAAGGAGCCGGTGCAAATTGGAATGCGTGAACAGTGGCCATTCCCTTGGGTTTATAGAAACTTTAAAACCCATTGGGATTTGTGTGTGAATAAAGTCATTCCAGGTGCCTGGATTTACTATTGTGATACTGCTGGTGAAGCCGCAGTGGAAGAGTCTTTAACTGAACCATTCATGCGCGTCAGAATCATGCTGCGTCAGCAGCGCGAAATTTCGACGGTGTATCTAAAGAAAAGTTTGTTCGAGGATATTTACAAAGGGCAATTTGAGATTGTCGGTCCTGATAAGGAGAATCGCTAAATGACAGGTCTGTCTTTTTTAATGAGTGTATTACTGACTTCGGCAACCGCGGCTCCGGCTCCGGTGAATGTCAGCCGTAAGGTCGATTTGAACCGTGATTTAAAAGTGCCCGGTTTTGTGAATCTATATGAAATGGATGCGAAGTCTGTGGCGAAGCTGCCAGTATTGGCACAGCTCAAGGCCCACGAAATAAATGGCCGCTGGAACGAGTGTCTGAACTTGTCCTCGCGTGTGTTTGCAGTTCAAAAAGAACTTAAAGGTTGGGTGGGGCAGACCTGGCTTCATTGTCTGGACAAGACTCAACAAAAGAAGACCAGCGCAGGACAGGAAGATCGCGTCCTGACAGCGATTGCCCGTCAGTGGCATCTTTTTGAAGAGGGCCCGTGGTCGCAGGATTTGTGGAATATTTGGGTCACGCAGGAGTTAAGTTATTTGAATGCGGAAGCGGGTAAAAAGAACCGCAAAGTGCTTTCCCGTGTGGAGCGCTTGCTGGACAACTCCGGTAAACTGAATCGGGATCAAAGATCCCAGTGTTATCAGATTCTGGGTGATTTTTCCCTGAATGATAATGATTACCCTCAGGCTCAATTTTTCTACGAAGAGGCGCAAAGCCTTAAGGATTCAAAATATCTGACGGAAAAACTGGAGTTTTTGGCAAAGACTCGCAATCAAACTGTCGCAGCAGTGCCGACTGCGCAAATCGAAGCGATCGGTGAGGACGGCAAGCTTGAGGAACGCATTCGCGTTTCGTTAAAGCAGAATGATTTGATACCGGCACTCAAAGACACCGTGACTCTTTTGAATCAGTATCCGGGTGGTCGCGCGGCTCGTCGTCTTAAAGACAAGCCATTGGAAATTTTTAATTCCATCAATGACAACGCCGTGGCGGCTAAGGCTCTGGAGGAAATGGGCGAAGCTGATGCTTCACGACTTTTGGAATGGGCGCAGAATCTGCACCGTCGGGGAGAGTGGGAATCCAGCATGAAGCTGGCGGAAAAATCCTATGAAAAGAATCCGCAGTCCCCAACGGCTACGAGTGCCTTATGGGTTTCTTCCAGATCCGCGCATTTCCTGGGTCTTTATGACAAAGCTCTGGATCTTTATAGCAAACAGATTGTGATCTCCAATGGAACTGATGAAAGTTCCGAGGCTTTGTTTCGTTCCAGTCTGATTTACTATCGCAAACAGGACTTCACGACGGCAGCGGCATTGCTAGAGCGTTTGGTGCAACAGGGGAAAGATCGTTACGATCTGAATGCGCAGTATTGGCTGGTTCGCTCCCTGCAAACCTTCAGCAAGGAACGCGCAGACAAAGCGGCACAGGAGTTGATGGATAAGTATCCATTTTCCTACTATGGCATGCGCTTGCGTGCAGAGTCTCAGGGTGGAAAGCTGACGTGGCCGGATGTCACCGCAAAAGACTTGAAACTTAATTCCTCATTCTGGCTGGTGGGTTCTCAGAAAAAATCCTGGGATCGTTTCGTGGCTCTTTCCGCTGCGGGATGGGTGGGCGAAGCGCAAACGGAGCTGAGTGATCTGCCGCCAATGAAAGATCCAACGCTGCAAGTTCTTTTTGCGGAAAAGTTGGCTCAACGTGGGCAGTATTTTTCAGCGATTCGCATGGTGAACGATGCGATGGAAAATGATCCGCGCTTGCGTCAGCAACAATTCCTGAAAACAGGTTATCCGGAAATTTTCAGCAACTTCTATCAGAAAGAATCAGACCGTTACGGTATTGACGCGATTTTGTTGCGCAGTCTGACTCGTCAGGAAAGTGGCTTTAACATGAAGGCCGTTTCGACTTCGAATGCGTTGGGTTTGATGCAAATGATCCCTCCCACAGCGCAAGACACGGCAAAGCGCTTGGGAATGAAGATTGAAATTCCTGAAGACATGTTCCGACCTGAGATTAATATTCCCATGGGCTCCTTCTATGTTTCCCAGATGTTGGACCAGTTCTCTCAGAACGTGCCATTTGCGCTCGCAGCGTATAACGCAGGACCCTATCGTCTGAAAAAATGGGTGAACGCCCGTCCAGAGGTCTCTTCCGCGATGACGGAGCCAGGCTCTTCTCCCGAGGCTGAGGTGTGGGTTGATGAGTTGCCGTGGAATGAGACGAGCTTTTACGTGAAGGCAATTCTAAGAAATACTCTGCTTTATCGAATGGTAGGTAAGGAGTCCTATGTGGTTCCGCCAATTTTATGGCAAGACCTGCTTACTAAAAAGGCAAAATAAGTTCGTTGTTTTATTGTAAAAGTCCTTCGAGTTTTGTAGCCTGAAAGCTGTTCGGAGGACTCATGAGGAGACTAGTTACATTAAGTATCGTCCTGGGCCTGCTTTCGGGTTGTGTTCATAAGGAAATGGGCAACAACAACGATCAGGCGGCTGGGAATGCAGGCAACGGTTCTGAAATCAAAGATATTGGTTCTTTCCGTTTGTCAGATCCTGAGGGTCCAAAGGTCGTAGACCAAGAGTTGGATGTTATCCCTACAGAAATCAACCCATTGGTGGAAAAATGGGTTACTTACTTCCAAGGCCGCGGCCGCCATCATATGGAAAGATATTTGGCGCGCTCTTCTCGCTACGAAAAACTAATGAAAAAAGTTTTGCGCGACAATGGCTTGCCGGAAGACATCTTTTACATCGCTTTGATTGAATCCGGTTTCAGTTCCAATGCGACTTCTCACGCGGCAGCTGTTGGTTACTGGCAGTTCATCCGTGGGACAGGCAAACGCTACGGTTTGGAAATCAATCCGTTCGTGGACGAGCGTCGTGACCCTGTTTTTGCCACTCAAGCAGCGGCTGAATACTTCAAAGGTCTTTATTCCGTATTCGGTTCCTGGTATCTGGCGATGGCTTCCTACAACGTGGGTGAAAACCGCGTAAAACGTGAAGTGATGAATCACTACACGCGTGACTTCTGGGAGCTGGCTCGTAAAAAACGTCTTCCAGCGGAAACGATCAACTACGTTCCAAAATTTATTGCAGCTAAGATGATCGCAAAAGAACCGGCTAAGTACGGTTTCGAAGACATCGATTATCTTCCACCGATCGAGTTCGATCACATCACTGTGAACCAACCTATCAATATGCGCCAAATGGCTGAAAAGCTGAATCTGAACTACGAGGACTTCAAAGCATTGAATCCCAAGTTCAAAGGTGAAGTGGCGATCTTGAAAGGCTCTGAGCTGATCCTTCGTATCCCACCGGGTTCTCAGGAATTGGCGAAAGTGGCAGCGAATGAATCTGTGGTTACTGATTTGAAGTTCATCGCGGATAGCGGTGATACTCAAACTTACAAAATCCGCAGAGGCGACAATCTTAAGTCCATCGCTCGTAAGTACAGAACTTCTGTGGCTTACCTTCGTGACCTGAATGATTTGCCAAGAAAATCACGCCTGACAGTGGGCCGCACGATCTACGTACCAGATCGTACGCCACTTCGTGATCGTTCAGACCGTAAAAACAACAGCACGATGTCAGCTAAGACCAATGCAAAACCAGCGGTTGAAAAATCCGTTGAAACTGCAGCGGCGGATTTGACGGGTGGTCGTTTTTACGTGGTTCAATCCGGTGATTCTTTGTTCTCGATTGCACAAAGATATTCAACGTCAGTGGCTGAGCTTCAACGTGCAAACAACATCAAACGCAAAAGCAAATTGAAGTTGGGCATGAAGCTTAAAATTCCAGGTGGGGACAGCAGTTCCGCCCGGGAGGTAGCCAAAAGCAAAGTACACGTAGTCCGTAAGGGCGACAACCTGACTGACATCGCTGCCAAATAC
Protein-coding sequences here:
- a CDS encoding TIGR03663 family protein, translated to MKSLRVTQIQKYVIWLVILLLAILTRFYMLTNKPLHFDEGINGWFVLQMKTMGFYKYDPTNYHGPLYFYLLRGFTALWGHSVEVLRALPSVFSVFAVMLFTFHLISSRIIRGAMVALLMFSPAFLFYGRSGIHEMPFVFFQLLFALGMLRWAEKSDGTSLALLLTATVGMATLKETFAITLASWVVGLVFAGPKVIREYFHWGKLKAAWSRRLTYMVVVLLISFVLLFTGFLRNLPGLFDFVKAFLPWMKTGVGETGHNKEFLYWIKTLAEAEPLALFGVGMAFVGLISKDARLRMVSAFSLFQLLIYSLIPYKTIWCILTLVWGFYLVLAIYAQQILLRRDWQSYVFGSILMIGTVGNARSDWRAVFAQPIDMSHPYIYVNSTYEMKALQDATLQVVRENAEHLKEPVQIGMREQWPFPWVYRNFKTHWDLCVNKVIPGAWIYYCDTAGEAAVEESLTEPFMRVRIMLRQQREISTVYLKKSLFEDIYKGQFEIVGPDKENR
- a CDS encoding lytic transglycosylase domain-containing protein gives rise to the protein MTGLSFLMSVLLTSATAAPAPVNVSRKVDLNRDLKVPGFVNLYEMDAKSVAKLPVLAQLKAHEINGRWNECLNLSSRVFAVQKELKGWVGQTWLHCLDKTQQKKTSAGQEDRVLTAIARQWHLFEEGPWSQDLWNIWVTQELSYLNAEAGKKNRKVLSRVERLLDNSGKLNRDQRSQCYQILGDFSLNDNDYPQAQFFYEEAQSLKDSKYLTEKLEFLAKTRNQTVAAVPTAQIEAIGEDGKLEERIRVSLKQNDLIPALKDTVTLLNQYPGGRAARRLKDKPLEIFNSINDNAVAAKALEEMGEADASRLLEWAQNLHRRGEWESSMKLAEKSYEKNPQSPTATSALWVSSRSAHFLGLYDKALDLYSKQIVISNGTDESSEALFRSSLIYYRKQDFTTAAALLERLVQQGKDRYDLNAQYWLVRSLQTFSKERADKAAQELMDKYPFSYYGMRLRAESQGGKLTWPDVTAKDLKLNSSFWLVGSQKKSWDRFVALSAAGWVGEAQTELSDLPPMKDPTLQVLFAEKLAQRGQYFSAIRMVNDAMENDPRLRQQQFLKTGYPEIFSNFYQKESDRYGIDAILLRSLTRQESGFNMKAVSTSNALGLMQMIPPTAQDTAKRLGMKIEIPEDMFRPEINIPMGSFYVSQMLDQFSQNVPFALAAYNAGPYRLKKWVNARPEVSSAMTEPGSSPEAEVWVDELPWNETSFYVKAILRNTLLYRMVGKESYVVPPILWQDLLTKKAK
- a CDS encoding LysM peptidoglycan-binding domain-containing protein, with the protein product MRRLVTLSIVLGLLSGCVHKEMGNNNDQAAGNAGNGSEIKDIGSFRLSDPEGPKVVDQELDVIPTEINPLVEKWVTYFQGRGRHHMERYLARSSRYEKLMKKVLRDNGLPEDIFYIALIESGFSSNATSHAAAVGYWQFIRGTGKRYGLEINPFVDERRDPVFATQAAAEYFKGLYSVFGSWYLAMASYNVGENRVKREVMNHYTRDFWELARKKRLPAETINYVPKFIAAKMIAKEPAKYGFEDIDYLPPIEFDHITVNQPINMRQMAEKLNLNYEDFKALNPKFKGEVAILKGSELILRIPPGSQELAKVAANESVVTDLKFIADSGDTQTYKIRRGDNLKSIARKYRTSVAYLRDLNDLPRKSRLTVGRTIYVPDRTPLRDRSDRKNNSTMSAKTNAKPAVEKSVETAAADLTGGRFYVVQSGDSLFSIAQRYSTSVAELQRANNIKRKSKLKLGMKLKIPGGDSSSAREVAKSKVHVVRKGDNLTDIAAKYNVTVGQLKQKNKLRNPASLMVGSRIRIPIADAN